One region of Bacteroidota bacterium genomic DNA includes:
- a CDS encoding DUF4345 domain-containing protein produces the protein MKAIKISATVFLALMGLAFAKVGIEALTNPQAVLANVGIELNNSSALSSMRAVYGGMHLVFGLFCFWGAYKMRREALGLVTLYTIGFVVGRLSGVVADGAPNAFVSQWLVTESISLAIAAFLLFKLRKQE, from the coding sequence ATGAAAGCGATAAAAATTTCAGCTACCGTTTTTTTGGCATTAATGGGATTGGCTTTTGCCAAGGTGGGGATTGAAGCCCTTACCAATCCCCAAGCAGTATTAGCTAATGTAGGGATTGAATTGAATAATAGCAGCGCACTTAGCTCAATGCGTGCTGTGTATGGTGGTATGCACCTTGTTTTTGGGTTGTTTTGTTTTTGGGGAGCCTATAAAATGAGGCGTGAAGCATTGGGACTAGTTACTTTGTACACCATTGGCTTTGTGGTAGGCCGTTTATCAGGCGTTGTGGCCGATGGTGCTCCTAATGCTTTTGTATCACAATGGTTGGTTACAGAAAGTATTAGCCTTGCTATTGCAGCCTTTTTACTGTTTAAACTAAGAAAACAAGAATAA
- a CDS encoding sodium:proton antiporter encodes MLHLPNLITDLALILGAAGAISLIFKRLKQPLVLGYIIAGFLIGPNFSLFPTVIEIDNIRTWADIGVVFLLFSLGLEFSFKKLIKVGGVSAITAFIEVGATMLMGYLLGNLLGWSGMDSLFLGGILAIASTTIIIRAFDELGVKSQNFTGIVLGVLVVEDLVAVVLMVILSTVAISQTFAGGEMVASLVKLVFFLTIWFLAGIFFIPTFLKKAKRLMNDETMLIVSLALCLLMVVLATAVGFSSALGAFIMGSILAETVHAEKIEHLVKPVKDLFGAVFFVSVGMLIDPQILVQYALPIAAATLVLIIGKPLFVSIGALITGQPLKTSLQAGMSLSQIGEFSFIIATLGVSLKVTSGFLYPVAVAVSVITAFTTPYMIKLSSPVYEFFEKLLPKRWKDSLEKYGAQTRTVTAVSDWRKILRASILNIIIFSVVITTIILLSIQYVVVIFEGYKWGMAITAALTLLVLAPFLWALSLRRTLHEAYARVWIQNKGPLVVLQLFRIALSVFFIGFLLDRLFSPTTALVAGAIIVIVLLLMSKKIEAFYGKIELRFLNNLNERERNKPALAPWDTHLADFVIPAGYEGVGKSLQELSLRERFGVNIAKIERDVFIIVAPSRDEKLYPNDHISVIGTDEQLQDFKAAIEPKDGIINDFLAAKQQITLKQVLISKESELIGQTIRDSGIRELTKGLVVGVERDGLRSLNPESHFVFKEGDIVWMVGDARRLQVIINENS; translated from the coding sequence ATGCTACATCTGCCAAACTTAATAACCGATCTTGCCCTTATACTGGGAGCAGCCGGTGCAATAAGTCTTATCTTTAAACGACTTAAACAACCGCTGGTTCTTGGGTACATTATTGCGGGGTTTTTAATAGGTCCCAACTTCTCGCTTTTCCCAACTGTAATTGAAATTGACAACATTAGAACATGGGCCGATATCGGTGTTGTGTTCTTATTGTTTAGCCTTGGCCTTGAGTTTAGTTTTAAAAAACTGATTAAAGTAGGAGGGGTTTCAGCTATTACCGCCTTTATTGAGGTAGGGGCTACTATGCTGATGGGATATTTGCTGGGCAACTTATTAGGATGGAGCGGCATGGACAGTTTGTTTTTAGGCGGGATACTGGCCATAGCTTCCACTACTATCATTATCAGAGCTTTTGACGAGTTGGGTGTAAAAAGTCAAAACTTTACAGGTATCGTACTTGGTGTATTAGTGGTTGAAGATTTGGTGGCTGTAGTGCTTATGGTAATACTCTCTACCGTAGCTATCAGCCAAACTTTTGCAGGCGGTGAAATGGTGGCCTCATTAGTAAAACTGGTATTTTTTCTAACCATTTGGTTTTTGGCAGGTATCTTCTTTATACCCACATTCCTTAAAAAAGCCAAAAGACTGATGAACGATGAAACCATGCTGATTGTATCATTAGCCTTGTGTTTGTTGATGGTGGTATTAGCTACCGCAGTAGGCTTTTCATCAGCATTGGGCGCATTTATCATGGGTTCTATCTTAGCCGAAACGGTTCATGCAGAAAAGATTGAACATTTGGTGAAACCCGTAAAAGACTTGTTCGGGGCAGTGTTCTTTGTGTCAGTAGGTATGCTTATCGACCCTCAAATATTAGTGCAATATGCATTACCCATTGCGGCAGCCACTTTAGTGTTAATTATTGGTAAACCTTTGTTTGTAAGCATTGGGGCACTTATTACCGGTCAGCCGCTAAAAACATCGTTGCAAGCAGGCATGAGCTTGTCGCAAATCGGCGAGTTCTCATTTATTATAGCCACCTTGGGTGTTTCGCTAAAAGTAACCAGCGGTTTTTTATACCCTGTTGCAGTAGCCGTCTCTGTTATCACTGCCTTTACTACACCCTACATGATAAAGCTGTCTTCACCGGTGTATGAGTTTTTTGAAAAACTACTGCCTAAACGTTGGAAAGACAGTCTTGAGAAATACGGTGCCCAAACCCGAACAGTAACTGCTGTAAGCGATTGGCGAAAAATACTTAGAGCCTCAATCTTAAACATTATAATATTTTCAGTGGTTATTACCACTATCATATTACTATCTATACAATACGTAGTTGTAATTTTTGAAGGCTATAAATGGGGAATGGCAATAACAGCTGCCCTTACGTTATTAGTTCTTGCGCCATTTTTATGGGCATTATCATTGCGCCGCACTCTACATGAGGCATACGCACGTGTATGGATACAAAACAAAGGGCCATTGGTCGTTTTGCAACTATTCAGGATAGCGCTATCGGTGTTCTTTATCGGTTTTTTGCTGGATAGGTTGTTTTCGCCCACTACTGCGCTGGTTGCGGGAGCCATTATTGTGATAGTATTATTATTAATGTCAAAAAAGATAGAAGCCTTTTACGGTAAGATAGAGTTACGGTTTTTAAACAACCTGAACGAACGCGAACGTAATAAACCCGCACTTGCCCCGTGGGACACTCACCTTGCTGATTTTGTGATTCCGGCAGGGTATGAGGGTGTGGGTAAAAGCTTGCAAGAACTTTCGTTGCGGGAACGTTTTGGGGTAAATATTGCAAAAATTGAGCGCGACGTGTTTATAATAGTAGCGCCTAGTCGTGATGAAAAACTATATCCCAACGATCATATTTCTGTAATAGGTACGGATGAACAGTTACAGGATTTTAAAGCCGCCATTGAGCCTAAAGACGGTATCATTAATGACTTTTTAGCAGCTAAACAGCAAATTACGCTAAAACAGGTACTAATCAGTAAAGAGTCGGAGTTGATAGGTCAAACTATTCGTGATTCAGGCATCCGCGAACTTACCAAGGGTTTGGTAGTAGGAGTGGAGCGTGATGGCTTGAGAAGCTTAAACCCCGAATCGCATTTTGTGTTTAAAGAAGGTGATATTGTTTGGATGGTAGGCGATGCAAGGCGTTTGCAAGTAATAATCAACGAAAACAGTTAG
- a CDS encoding T9SS type A sorting domain-containing protein, with amino-acid sequence MKKLILIALVLTGLTAKAQYFQHVYGLNNDEYGLTGVNTTGPMPIGQFMTGLTLSCLPVRSIPATYTDINGNVPGGPFFNENYVLTDPGTGVMLNTIGFPQPLELQTCAGRLGIVGGFSNHPSIPENGVFFMHLAPGGGVGAIFTFTPIAGSGFIITDVQGIERSINFPGDWFVTGSCLDPGGNSKVFAIRFNECTGAMVWGQIYDILPPAVHAYGRDIAENLIPVFGPPGAAIVGKINTVNGDDDAFLFHIDANNGFPAPHPVIITGFPNSNEEWRSIKTAQAGIWPPGFILGGYTNINGNYDFLITRMDPLIGPLFLNIFDVSFAPGNDNYCYDVMERLNSACQYEYYAVGNARNSIFGNADVMVVKMDPWGNGVPGGEFIYGGGGDDFGNNLDQRNLVPCGPPPPNFDGLSIFGSTNNSFAVFGGADMYMIRAYYNGISGCNEAFFNPLQLGGLPPMPQMPVNPIINLNPNMNITAFHFNMKDQPLCFAPVIGGGSNARVAPKEDKTADDAMLIMPNPTAAGSKEVTLQIDSDVTGDATIEIYDLLGKLYYSNKHTLSKGINKLPVDISSTNMAAGMYSVKVLGQQQNKTVTLIVK; translated from the coding sequence ATGAAAAAACTAATCTTAATTGCATTGGTGTTAACAGGGTTAACTGCCAAAGCACAGTACTTCCAACACGTTTACGGCCTAAACAATGATGAGTACGGATTAACCGGTGTTAATACAACCGGCCCCATGCCCATCGGTCAGTTTATGACAGGCTTAACACTGTCGTGTTTGCCGGTAAGATCCATTCCTGCAACCTATACCGATATTAACGGTAATGTTCCGGGTGGTCCGTTCTTTAATGAAAACTATGTGCTTACCGACCCCGGAACCGGTGTAATGTTAAATACCATTGGATTTCCGCAACCCTTAGAGCTGCAAACCTGCGCAGGTAGATTGGGTATTGTAGGCGGTTTTAGCAATCACCCTTCTATTCCTGAAAACGGTGTGTTTTTTATGCATTTAGCACCGGGCGGTGGTGTAGGGGCTATATTTACCTTTACCCCTATTGCTGGTTCAGGCTTCATTATCACTGACGTACAAGGAATCGAAAGGTCGATTAATTTCCCCGGCGATTGGTTTGTAACAGGTTCATGCTTAGACCCTGGAGGAAACTCAAAAGTATTTGCTATCAGGTTTAATGAATGTACAGGAGCAATGGTATGGGGACAGATTTATGATATTTTACCTCCAGCTGTGCATGCCTACGGACGTGATATTGCTGAAAACTTAATTCCTGTTTTTGGCCCTCCGGGAGCAGCTATTGTGGGTAAAATAAATACAGTGAATGGTGATGACGATGCCTTTTTATTTCATATTGATGCCAACAATGGCTTTCCAGCACCACACCCTGTAATTATTACCGGTTTCCCTAACTCAAACGAAGAGTGGAGAAGTATTAAAACTGCTCAAGCAGGTATATGGCCTCCGGGCTTTATTTTGGGTGGTTATACCAATATAAACGGTAATTATGATTTCTTGATTACTCGTATGGATCCGCTTATTGGGCCGCTGTTCTTAAATATTTTTGATGTAAGTTTTGCCCCCGGAAATGACAACTATTGCTACGATGTTATGGAGCGCCTTAACTCTGCTTGCCAGTATGAATACTATGCGGTAGGTAATGCACGCAATAGCATTTTTGGTAATGCCGACGTAATGGTGGTGAAAATGGATCCATGGGGTAACGGTGTACCCGGTGGCGAATTTATATACGGCGGAGGCGGTGATGATTTTGGTAATAATTTAGACCAACGCAATTTGGTGCCTTGCGGCCCTCCTCCTCCAAATTTTGACGGTTTATCAATCTTTGGTTCTACAAACAACAGTTTCGCAGTTTTTGGCGGAGCAGATATGTACATGATTAGGGCTTATTATAATGGTATATCAGGCTGTAACGAGGCTTTCTTTAATCCTCTTCAACTTGGCGGTTTGCCTCCAATGCCTCAAATGCCTGTGAACCCGATTATTAATCTTAACCCTAATATGAACATTACTGCCTTCCATTTTAACATGAAGGATCAACCGCTATGTTTTGCACCTGTAATAGGCGGCGGTAGTAATGCCCGTGTTGCACCTAAAGAAGACAAAACTGCCGATGATGCTATGTTAATTATGCCTAATCCAACTGCAGCAGGCTCTAAAGAAGTAACACTGCAAATTGATAGCGACGTAACAGGCGATGCTACAATTGAAATTTATGACTTGCTTGGCAAATTGTATTACAGCAACAAACACACGCTATCAAAAGGTATCAATAAACTGCCTGTTGATATTAGCAGCACAAACATGGCTGCCGGCATGTACAGTGTGAAAGTACTTGGCCAACAACAAAATAAAACGGTAACACTTATTGTAAAATAA
- a CDS encoding diacylglyceryl transferase, with the protein MFGLFMAFSFLAAYWVMTKELKRLEANGTLRSFTRKVWVDKAPGTYDYAMNFIFYFIAGFKIVEGIFSFDRLTSNPQAFLLSTEGNLLGGLAAGALGAYFVYREGQKMKGKTARQVEETLLPHQMMGNITFVAAITGLPGAKLFHIFENMSEFYADPMGAILSFSGLTYYGSLITGAIGVLWYVRRFDIHWRHMIDAGGAAMMLAYAMGRMGCHVSGDGDWGIVNKAPKPGWMSALPDWLWAYNYPNNVNRECNPYPNLDNSMGQVCDFSNTPYLIDPVYPTPLYEVAMGLVLFGIIWALRKRLKAPGLIFCLYMVFAGIERFTIEQIRVNNVIDFMGMQATQAEFISIGMIIIGIGAAFYFIKTPVKPKTAGTQIE; encoded by the coding sequence ATGTTCGGGCTTTTCATGGCCTTCTCATTTCTTGCGGCTTACTGGGTAATGACCAAAGAACTGAAACGACTGGAAGCAAACGGAACTTTACGCTCATTTACCCGCAAAGTATGGGTAGATAAAGCCCCCGGAACCTACGATTATGCAATGAATTTTATTTTTTACTTCATTGCCGGTTTTAAGATTGTTGAGGGTATTTTTTCATTCGACCGATTAACCTCAAACCCTCAGGCGTTTTTACTGTCTACCGAGGGTAATTTATTGGGTGGTTTGGCTGCCGGAGCGTTGGGCGCCTATTTTGTGTACCGCGAGGGACAGAAAATGAAAGGCAAAACTGCCCGCCAAGTTGAAGAGACTCTTCTACCCCATCAAATGATGGGTAATATTACGTTTGTGGCCGCCATCACAGGTTTACCGGGTGCAAAACTGTTTCACATCTTTGAAAACATGAGCGAGTTTTACGCCGACCCTATGGGCGCGATACTCTCTTTTAGCGGCCTTACTTACTACGGAAGTTTGATAACCGGTGCCATTGGCGTTTTGTGGTACGTACGCAGGTTTGATATTCACTGGAGACACATGATTGATGCGGGTGGCGCGGCTATGATGCTAGCCTATGCAATGGGCAGAATGGGCTGCCATGTATCAGGCGACGGCGATTGGGGTATTGTAAACAAAGCCCCAAAACCGGGTTGGATGAGTGCTTTACCCGATTGGCTGTGGGCATATAACTATCCTAACAACGTAAACCGTGAGTGCAACCCCTACCCTAATTTGGATAACAGCATGGGGCAGGTATGTGATTTTAGTAATACTCCTTACTTGATAGACCCTGTATACCCAACACCTTTGTATGAAGTAGCCATGGGCTTAGTATTGTTTGGTATTATTTGGGCCTTACGTAAACGTTTGAAAGCGCCCGGACTCATCTTTTGTTTGTACATGGTGTTTGCAGGTATAGAGCGTTTTACAATTGAGCAGATACGTGTGAACAACGTTATTGATTTTATGGGCATGCAAGCCACTCAAGCCGAATTTATTTCTATCGGAATGATAATTATCGGTATAGGTGCTGCGTTTTATTTCATAAAAACTCCTGTGAAGCCAAAAACTGCTGGCACACAAATTGAATAG
- a CDS encoding DUF4294 domain-containing protein, whose amino-acid sequence MKKHIALFIAAFALLMLSNKDADAQKIIRYEYVDGDSIPVYEFSEVTYSELDDAETKKKYLLLIYNIKIVFPYAKMAAFRLQLMEDNLRQLKGKERKEYLKASEKAFKEEFTGFLKNMPRSRGVLLTKLLYRETGKTAYEILDAFTNGFETFLWSTTAQVFGGDLKDTFDPMEDYQIEHIIKGLQLE is encoded by the coding sequence ATGAAAAAACATATCGCACTGTTTATAGCCGCTTTTGCTTTGCTTATGTTAAGCAACAAAGATGCTGATGCACAAAAGATAATCCGTTATGAATATGTTGACGGAGATTCTATACCCGTATATGAGTTTTCAGAAGTAACGTATAGCGAGTTGGATGACGCTGAAACCAAGAAAAAATACTTGCTGCTGATATACAATATCAAGATAGTATTCCCGTATGCAAAAATGGCTGCCTTCCGCCTGCAATTGATGGAAGACAACCTGCGCCAGTTAAAGGGCAAAGAGCGTAAAGAGTACCTAAAAGCATCAGAAAAAGCTTTTAAAGAAGAGTTTACAGGCTTCTTAAAGAATATGCCCCGCTCACGAGGTGTTTTGCTTACCAAGCTACTGTATCGCGAGACAGGTAAAACTGCTTACGAAATATTGGATGCTTTTACCAACGGGTTTGAAACCTTTTTATGGAGCACTACAGCACAGGTTTTTGGCGGTGATTTGAAAGACACCTTCGACCCGATGGAAGATTATCAGATAGAACATATCATCAAAGGGTTGCAATTAGAGTAG
- a CDS encoding tetratricopeptide repeat protein codes for MKRAALYTIALLLSIGAFAQRSAEDYYNDGMKYAQRGNYKEAIGYFDMAIRLKADDYFSMFNRGIAKSKLGNYNEALADFKLVLTFKPDYVKAYNAIGSCYKRLTHYDTAVNYYSNALEFEASNSEALYHRAHMYESMNMFDSAASDFLELVEMGVDVGDKGKYYSDTAKNRPKLNTITKLTQTSTDATYGFTAKNPIKVGTGKKGGFGNVRDYLNLLRDSKKKPIKYSRVQACCPYKPKGFAGNVFDEEYNITYVDETGIEVTKKLYLTYYEYEEPKIPMGLATGK; via the coding sequence ATGAAAAGAGCTGCCCTATACACAATAGCCCTGCTATTAAGCATTGGTGCATTTGCACAGCGCAGTGCTGAGGACTATTATAACGACGGAATGAAATACGCACAACGGGGTAACTATAAAGAGGCCATCGGGTATTTTGATATGGCCATCCGCCTGAAAGCCGACGATTACTTTAGTATGTTTAACCGTGGCATTGCAAAATCTAAACTGGGTAACTATAACGAAGCCTTGGCCGATTTTAAATTGGTGCTTACGTTTAAACCTGATTATGTAAAAGCCTATAACGCCATCGGAAGCTGTTACAAACGTCTTACCCACTACGACACCGCCGTAAACTATTACAGTAATGCGCTTGAGTTTGAAGCCAGCAATTCTGAAGCTTTATACCACCGAGCGCACATGTATGAAAGCATGAATATGTTTGACAGTGCCGCCAGCGACTTTTTAGAATTGGTTGAAATGGGCGTAGACGTGGGTGACAAAGGAAAATACTACAGCGATACCGCTAAAAACCGCCCTAAGCTAAACACTATTACCAAACTTACCCAAACCAGTACCGATGCTACGTATGGTTTTACGGCTAAAAACCCTATAAAAGTGGGCACAGGAAAAAAGGGAGGTTTTGGCAATGTGCGTGATTATCTGAATCTTTTGCGCGACAGTAAGAAAAAACCGATTAAATATAGCCGTGTACAAGCTTGCTGCCCCTACAAGCCAAAAGGTTTTGCAGGAAACGTATTTGACGAGGAGTATAACATCACTTATGTTGATGAAACAGGTATTGAGGTAACCAAAAAACTATACCTTACTTATTACGAATACGAAGAGCCTAAAATCCCTATGGGATTAGCCACAGGTAAATAA
- a CDS encoding AraC family transcriptional regulator, producing the protein MSIRAEIMDAEYFAKQYCFAVPGLLLQPYVECYWQLDLRNGAPENDYWEQIFANLNASLVFNLGSPFGIKKQEGTDEWSFAKSIVVGQRNQPVMYHHAEGNFLLGIKFKPAGLSSLLAVDAQELNNGFVLIEELAKTAELEEKLANDTLFEQRTQRLEVFLTALLAKNEAKNYRHHYLHKAINHFQQAQGAYNVNQLANVLSLTPKTLTRYFVHSVGLTPKVSARIIRFRKALPYYVAYGSAYPYEELGYTDFSHFIKDYKAFAQKENKKG; encoded by the coding sequence ATGAGCATACGAGCCGAAATAATGGACGCTGAGTACTTTGCAAAGCAATATTGTTTTGCTGTACCCGGCCTGTTATTGCAGCCGTATGTGGAGTGCTACTGGCAGTTGGACTTAAGAAACGGAGCACCTGAAAACGATTATTGGGAGCAAATATTTGCCAATTTAAATGCTTCGTTGGTGTTTAATTTGGGTAGCCCTTTTGGTATAAAGAAACAAGAAGGCACGGATGAATGGAGTTTTGCAAAGAGTATTGTGGTAGGGCAGCGTAACCAACCGGTAATGTACCACCATGCCGAGGGTAATTTTTTGTTGGGCATTAAGTTTAAGCCTGCCGGACTTAGCTCATTGCTTGCTGTTGATGCTCAGGAACTAAACAACGGGTTTGTATTGATTGAAGAGCTTGCCAAAACTGCCGAGTTGGAAGAAAAACTGGCTAACGACACTCTTTTTGAACAACGCACGCAACGGTTAGAAGTGTTTTTAACCGCGTTATTGGCCAAAAACGAGGCGAAGAATTACCGTCATCATTACCTGCACAAGGCAATCAACCATTTTCAGCAGGCGCAAGGGGCATATAATGTAAATCAACTGGCAAATGTATTAAGCCTCACACCTAAAACACTTACCCGTTATTTCGTACATAGCGTAGGGCTTACCCCGAAAGTAAGTGCCCGTATCATCCGTTTCAGAAAAGCATTGCCGTATTATGTGGCGTATGGGTCGGCCTATCCTTATGAAGAATTGGGTTATACCGATTTCTCCCATTTTATAAAGGATTACAAAGCCTTTGCCCAAAAAGAGAATAAAAAAGGGTAG